Within the Medicago truncatula cultivar Jemalong A17 chromosome 4, MtrunA17r5.0-ANR, whole genome shotgun sequence genome, the region TCCCTTGTAATCCTTCATTTGAGGTTGGTcagaataatattttattccTAACTTCCTTGCAATGTAATCGATTGACCCCCCGACCACAATAAGACCAGCGTCCTGTGTTGCAACATATGCCATATGGCTTAAAAGATAGTATCCCGTGTCTACCAGACACTTGTTAACCATAGCCCATAACATGAAAAGTTCATCGGTCCTAACTGTACCCGTTTCCTTCCGATCGAGTAAgctgcaagccataaccctgtGAATGTAGCGAAAAACAGGGTTGTGGATTGAACTAGCTTTAGCAGATCTAGCCACAAATTTTGTCCTCCCGAATATTTTAAGCCAAAATTCATCAGAGTCATAATTATCAGGCCTAGTATTTGGGTTACGAGAATCTTGGATGAATCCCGTGGCAGGGAAACCCATACGCTTGTTAAACTCAGGTAGGGACATGCTAAACTCTCTGTTATTCAAGCTAAATGACACAGTGGGTTGTGGTTCATCGATATTCAATTTATCTTTGGTAAAACACAGCGTACTAAGGAATTCTAAGGTAATGTGTATATATGTGGAGTACATATGCCCTAAAAATCTCTCTAATCCTATGTTATCAACCAGAAGTCTAACATTTTCTATTATACCTAATGTATTTAACGTGGTTTTATCGGGATACCTGCTCAATGCAATTCCCCTTGCAGCGAGTTTGTTGTACCTCTCCCTTTCCTCCGATTTCTTGAGCATAATCCCAAGCTCATTAGCCTTACCCTTCTTCTTCCTGCCGTCCGAAGAGCCAGCATCATCAACAACTTTTTTCCTCTTTGAATCAGATGAAGCGTCATCAACACCTTCTTTTCTCTTGCTCGCCATTTtttaaattctcaaaagggtacAAAATATGGGTTTTGAAGATTGTTTGGTTTTTACCTTAAATTTTGGTTGTGGAAAGATGAATTTATGTTGGGTTTAGTGTTTGGGGATGAGGATTTGTGTTGGAGTCTTGTTTAATCTTCAATTTTGTTGGTTTTGAGTTAGGTTTTTTGACCACATGAATTTGGGAATTTATATGATGAttggatgagttttgatggAGGTTTGAAAATGAATGTGGTAAACTTGTTGGTTGGTGTTGTTTTTGTTAAGATTTAGTGAAGTTTTGAGAAGTAAAAACTGAGATTGAGTTGGGAATAAGTTGATTGATAGGTTagttgtaacaccctaattgttatttaattatttttagttgatttaaagtcttttatatgattttaaatgatttatgttgattttgtggtgtggtgtatttcattaatggttattttcattatttaatagaataagtggagaaaataaaattattttggagtttggggatttaaattagaattaatagaattaagaggagtTAAGAATATTTGGGAGGTTACAATAGGTTGGAAAAATAGAAACTGAGAGTCAGAACcagtttcacgtacaaacagagattttgggagaaaacaagagaaagctaggagaagagccaaAGGGGGAGAATCTGATTGTGTAAGAGTTTGTTCatcaaaactaaggtaagggtgagactaactctcaataattataaattatataacttttgattttgatttaacataaGGGTGTTGGttaaatttgggatttggggtTAGGTTTTGATCATTAGATTTTGAAttgaaagtgtagaaaccatgatAAAGATGAGAGATTGTGTACTGATCATAGGTATAATCATATAGCAATGCTGTAAACAGTTTTGGGGATTAAATTGGGAAAAATtgagactaactttctctaaagatgagttgtataattctgaaaaagggtttaacattgtagttgttgatgatgaatatacatgctcaagttatgtatatatgtatacttgtgttttgctcaaaattggtgaagtataatgttgatgttgatgacttcacttctgattgttgttgtttttgttatgagatgttgttttgatgattgaaaccttgggtaatcttaaccatagagcttgaagtgaacttttgttgttcttgagaacttttatgaaaagtgtgattttgtaaattaatgTTTTCGGTCATGTTTTATATGGTtctgagtgccttaacatgtatagaaatggttagacaagtttttggatcaaatttgggcatagggaagtcaaaattgggattttggggtgaaaaatggagttTTCCCGAGAGCTACCTGTcataactcgccatggcgagtggagTTACTCGCCGGGGCGAGTAGCTCTCTGACAGtacgtcctgtttcatgttcttgcgtctttttcacacgtttctgttttgaattggcctttggtgtaaacatgaaagttgtagataattttgttagctatccaatgactttggtttgactcaaaaatcatttttagtttttgagatatgatgaaaatactccaaggaggtcttagtgaaattttatgaaaattcaacaaaatcgtttccaagttaatccaaaacttatgggataattccaagactcaaaactagaagtaatatgagttcaattaagatgtttaagagtatttaacccatgttgtgagttgatcttgggaTAGGAATGAAAGTTGTTAATAAGTTATAGACTTACAGATAGcctgaatcaaatgattaatgattgttggttagtttaagatatttatattatgagGAAAATGTACGATATAGAAAATATctttgtttatatcattcaagttgttattattaatattgctatgttgcaagttgcttatgttgttgtctctgttgttgttgattattaatatcattaagttgaccaagttgtggagtaagttatatttatttatgcacagttgttgttgtcgttgatgttgttgagttgtatgtagatatacacaagtggagtcagttgcataatcataaaagcgggagggccCTGGCcatggaacgccttgtcgttcgaagcggtggaacactttgttgttcaaagcggtgaggacttatgtcctgaatgaatgctttaaccattcaattagcggtgagtgctccggccctgaatatggtaccacatgcatgcgcattgttgaggagtcttagtggagtcgttgagtagttgcatgagtcgatgttgatggttttaattaccatttgttgttgatgttgttaatgatgatatattcatatattgatgaattattattatgatagggtgttagatttaattgatgaattatatatctattattgatgaaattaagATGTTAATGATGTGGTATATTTGCAAATGCATTATGtggaattatatatgatgtttaagttgtgttgattatcatttgatattgttatatcttgagatgtctaTGTGCTACCTGTGATGCTGTCGAATCTTAACTAAGATGTAAATGTAGGTCTAAGTTGTAAGCGTTGTTGAGTTGTACGCTGTCGAATAAGTCATAAGTATGTTATGCAAATTGCCGATGTTGTAATCATCGtctgtgttgttgttgaagtcgtagttgtagCAGTTGTTGGGGAATGATTATGTCAGGTGTTgtgtaagaggtggtgtactcttactttgttgtgttataagaggtggtgtactcttactttgttgttgttttataagaggtggtgtactcttacgttgttgtgttataagaggtggtgtactctcacgttgtttatgttgttgattaagctgttgtcgttgttgttgttgggagaGTTGTTATCGTTGTTGTAGAATCTTGTTGCTGTCGTCGTTGTtagttgaattagtaagtgttactaaagttaaagaagaatattattatgatgatttgttgctgtttacattattataagatgaggattatgttgtgtcgactatgttattatgaggtgaggattatgttgtgttgtctatattattatgagaagatatttatgatatgatgaattatgttgttatacaaTGAGGTTTATGATAggatgaattatgttgttatgatgttgtttatgatattgattataatgttaagatgattgtttatggtgttgaatatgaggttgttatgatgttacatgatgatgattatgaatgttgtgatgatgattacatgatgttaagctatgagttgttaaatgtacttgatgatggttatgttaagttgataagttatcttttattcatgaattgctaatgaaatgtttgatgaataattattattatgaattgatgatgttacgtatagttgttaagttgtcttctattcatgagttgttaatgagatgcttggtggagaatgttaatatgaattaatgatgttgtcatgttgtatatgattatgattaagatgttgattatgatgttaaatgatgctgttatgatgttgtttatgatatcgagttatgactgttgatatgatgagtacatgatatggtttaagagtcgttaaaagaaatattattactaattgatggagtttaagttgttagatgcatttgatgaattatatgcttattattattgtttgtgaaatctcactccttctgcttgaaaatgttgcccttcgtatgggtaacttgcaggtattaaagattagtaggagtgatggctcaagtgtcttagggctctgatacgtaacgggatgggaaattgttgctaagtttatcattcctttatgtatcaattttggaacatgttgttgaagtttttattgtcgttgaattaattccgctgcaaagttttaattattacgttgttgaaatttgaaggataattatttaattattccatttgtgatttttaagaaaagaagtgtaacattccgtttaaggtgttttactctgattaatttatgaaatttttatgttgggaaaacggggtgttacattaatGGAGGTTTAGGTTTTGAGAGAATCTGAAAGAGTGTTTGTTAGAATGAAGAGCGGTTAAGAATATCTTAAACAATTTCGAGCACGACCGCACGGTCATATCAATATTGAatgctattttaaaaaaaaaagagttggaTCTAGGAGTCGAACCCAAACCCTCCACCTCACAATCACAAGCACACATTCAATCAAGCATTGTCCTTCATGCAAGGTCGTGTTGCATACTAACATGGTCATGCAAGGTTTCAACATAAATATCCATGTTAACACTCCCAACAACACCTTCAATCAAGCATTGTCCTTCAATTGATATTAAAgttagagaattgttgttcccacatttggtttggctgtgccacacgagtaaattattcaaatgcccctcggcagttaactgccgaagttttagaaatcgagcggcagttaactgcctaattgttttggatatttttatgttttatttttgtgtcgcgcacattttgtttgacattatggtacttaggataaaattgcatttgaaataaataaatttgaaaagtgaataaataagataattattgttccattcaaaacaaaatatatgttatcacattacattgcattagacattacattacattccgaaatttaccttccaactgcaacaatcatcttacccctgaatggggcaaattcaaacttgctaagcagcAGGACCCCAGTATTCGATCAGCATCTTGAatgctggtattcaagtgtcaaaagaatgaggtgcattccttgacacttgaataccattgtTCAAGATGCTCATCGAATGCTGGAGTCatgccgattaacaagtttgaattgccccatccagagtaagataattgttgcagttggaatgtgcattccaactccaacaattgtgttacctttgaatgggataaattcaaacctgcaaaacaacatgactcaagcatttcgccaagcacttcatgttttccctttgaaaagaataaatttttgttaggcttgctttagatgatggtattcaagtgccaccGAAATGAGGTTCAATCCTTGACaattaataccttcatctaaaccagcataacaagaatttaatattttcaaaggagaaacatGAGGTGCTTGCGAAATGCTcgagtcctgttgtttgacaagtttgaattacctcattcaaaggaagacaattgttgtagttggaatgcaccttaccctaactaatgacgatcttctggcggaatcaaacttttgatgatatcttcagttgatctaagcaacttcacccgcatatcgatccactggaacatgttgtgctcccaaaacatgctcgtcacatTTTCGTCATTCGTTAATttcacccaagtgaatgatactctcccctcgtcgagcgttggacgtttataccaaaCGTGTTCCACTatcctaaaaattaattataacatgtaaatctactcaaaaactaaaaaatattaaatgtactcaaaaactaaaaatctccttaaaagtttatttgtttttttcattatacGTTTCACTTCATCAAAATACTAAAAAtcttggagaaaaaaaaaatcatatctatCACACTAAACTTATTCACGCATAGCAACAGCAGAATACACgaataatatgaaaaaataagttaacTCACGGCAAAGCAGAAGGTGTTCCAATTTGTTGAGGGTTGACTGCATAACCATTTTCTTCCATTGTAGAGTTTGTAGGTGTTCAAGTATTTCAGAGAgtattctttctttcaaaaaaaagtttttgacaGAGTATTGCTGATAGAGTTTAGAAAGAACGTATTTTTGCTAGAGTATTTTCTTCCACTCAAGTCTCAAAATGTGTGATTGAAACTATTTATAGAAATATGGTGCTAATATTTTccaaaatgacataaataaatcATGACATTATAATCAGGCATTGTCCTTCAATTGATATTAAAGTTAAGGTTCTTACATTGGTCAAAGTACTATAAGATgtaagtattattttatttttgttttattatggaTTTGATTAAAAGAGGTATAGGTTAAAGGTTTTTATTGATTGGATAGCACATACATTTGCCTTTTAAATGCTTTTCATGTTGCATGCCTATGTCTTTCAACTTCAATCTCAGAGATTCCATAAATTGGATGCTCCCTCACTCAAccaattttttaacaaacactACCCCACATGTGTTGTCCTATTCTCATTGGTCCAATGACAAATGtgttaaaaatcatattttcttcttccctataaatatataccATCATTCCTCAATCTCTCACACACTATCTTATTTACTCTCTTCCTAAGTATCTAAAATTTAATTCTCACTATGGCAACTCAGCCAACCGCCCCAGCAACAGTGAAGTGCAATGTCAAATTGGAGCATATTGATGAAGTCTACGACGCTTCGTACTTGGTACCAGTGGAGACGCTATCAGAACTATCTCGTTACTTCAACGATTATTTCATGAGGTACCATGAACCAACTCGTAGGGTGAAAAAATTTTGCTACATAACACCATACTACCCGTTGGATACGGTTCACAACGACTGGAAATTAAGCTACGATATCAAGTATCTTGAAACCGATCGTGATGTTCAAGACATGTTTCAATGGAGGACAAACACAGGGGACCCATTGTATTTACATGTTGCAACTCAATTAATCGATTGGTAGATTCCACAGATTATTGCTATCCTACTTAATGCATTGTATTTTGATGAAATATGTCTTTTGTAATTTCAACTACATGTATTCGCGTAATCATTGTTAtattatgataatttatttggattatgttttaccgaaataattgttattttgctATGTTAAGTACATTAATATCAATTGAGGTGATGAAATAATATACATAATTTGTGGTCAAATAATATACATAAAATAGAGGCAAGAAAATATTAaagcaaaatatttttctatgtaatttcattttatcagtCATTGACAAACATAATTGAAAGATTGTGGTTCAATATATACtctgttataaaaaaattatggttaataAATTACATGTTACTAATTAATATCCAACCAAGAATTGATAGTATGGTTGCACCATCCAAATGCTGTCAACAAAGAAATCTGTCACcaattaaccaaataaaaaaaattgttattatctATCTACTTTGTCCTTTTTTACTTGTCCTACAAGTTGAAAACAGGTTGTACTTTGTCCAAAATACTATCGAAAACAGCTTTTTCTGTCAAAAGTACCCATCAAACATGATTTTCTGTCACCAATCCTATATCCATTGGATAAAAATATGTCTCATGTACTTcctcaaatcaattaaaaatctaaattattttggttCCCAATTTGTTTTTGGCCACATGTTTCCCCCTTTCCTTTTGGCCAAATTTTCTTTTCCCTCCTTGCTTATTTAccaatttttgaatttattaattttggttTAAGTTTTCACAAATTTAAAGATTATAAAAATCCACACACAAATAGGGTAATTGTGGATATAatcaataacataattaaataataacaacaattatctaataaaattaaaatcagtAACATCCAGAAGTGGCATCTTCCACTTCTATATAGTTGTCATCTCTTTCATGAAATAGTTGTTatcaattaaaaagttaaaaaagaaatcataTCTATATCACAACAACACTTGAAAGTTGTAGtgaaaaaatcatcaacaaacatgaagtaaaaaaatcattaga harbors:
- the LOC120580056 gene encoding uncharacterized protein, producing MATQPTAPATVKCNVKLEHIDEVYDASYLVPVETLSELSRYFNDYFMRYHEPTRRVKKFCYITPYYPLDTVHNDWKLSYDIKYLETDRDVQDMFQWRTNTGDPLYLHVATQLIDW